A window of Christiangramia forsetii KT0803 contains these coding sequences:
- the kbl gene encoding glycine C-acetyltransferase — translation MYGKIKEHLEKEIEEIKDDGLYKRERIITGPQDAVIKIASGQEVINFCANNYLGLSSHPEVIQAAKDTMDTHGFGMSSVRFICGTQDIHKELEQKISDFYGTEDTILYAACFDANGGIFEPLLTKEDAIISDSLNHASIIDGVRLCKAARYRYENGNMEDLEKQLIDANEKGARFKLIVTDGVFSMDGLVAPLDKICDLADKYDAMVMIDECHATGFIGEKGIGTPEEKGVLDRVDIITGTLGKALGGAMGGYTTAKKEIIEILRQRSRPYLFSNSLAPSIVGASIKVFDMLKNDDSLRKKLKENTAYFKKEIKEAGFEIIDGEAAIVPVMLHDAKLSQDMADKLLEEGIYVIGFFYPVVPKGKARIRVQLSAAHNKEHLDKAIAAFKKVGKELKVI, via the coding sequence ATGTACGGAAAAATAAAAGAACATTTAGAAAAGGAAATTGAAGAAATCAAAGATGACGGACTTTATAAAAGGGAACGGATTATTACCGGGCCTCAGGATGCCGTTATAAAAATAGCATCAGGCCAGGAAGTGATTAACTTCTGTGCTAATAATTACCTGGGATTGTCTTCACATCCTGAAGTAATTCAAGCCGCAAAAGATACTATGGATACCCACGGATTTGGAATGTCCAGCGTACGTTTTATTTGCGGAACTCAGGATATTCACAAGGAACTGGAACAAAAGATTTCCGATTTCTACGGAACTGAAGACACGATACTTTATGCTGCCTGTTTTGATGCGAACGGAGGGATTTTTGAACCGCTATTAACAAAAGAAGATGCCATAATTTCTGATTCTCTCAATCATGCTTCAATTATTGACGGCGTTAGACTGTGCAAAGCTGCCAGATACCGTTACGAAAACGGGAATATGGAAGACCTGGAAAAACAATTGATAGATGCGAATGAGAAAGGAGCCAGATTCAAATTAATTGTTACCGACGGTGTGTTTTCTATGGATGGATTAGTAGCTCCTTTGGATAAAATATGTGACCTCGCAGATAAATATGATGCGATGGTAATGATAGATGAATGTCATGCTACCGGTTTTATAGGAGAGAAGGGAATTGGAACTCCTGAAGAAAAAGGGGTTTTAGACCGGGTAGATATTATTACCGGAACATTAGGTAAAGCACTCGGTGGTGCAATGGGCGGTTATACAACTGCCAAAAAAGAGATCATTGAGATCTTAAGACAAAGATCCAGACCCTATTTGTTTTCAAATTCTTTGGCACCCTCTATTGTAGGGGCTTCGATCAAAGTATTTGATATGCTCAAAAATGATGATAGTCTGCGTAAAAAGTTAAAGGAAAACACAGCTTATTTCAAAAAAGAAATTAAAGAAGCTGGTTTTGAAATTATAGATGGAGAGGCAGCTATCGTTCCAGTAATGCTTCACGATGCTAAATTATCTCAGGACATGGCTGATAAATTACTGGAAGAAGGAATTTATGTGATTGGATTCTTTTATCCCGTAGTTCCTAAGGGAAAAGCTAGAATTAGAGTGCAACTTTCTGCCGCTCACAATAAAGAACATTTAGACAAAGCTATTGCGGCTTTTAAGAAAGTAGGAAAAGAATTAAAGGTTATTTAA
- a CDS encoding UvrD-helicase domain-containing protein has product MKNSFTIYNASAGSGKTFTLVKEYLIILYSSKKRDRYKNILAITFTNKAVGEMKTRIIESLSEFSKAEVSSENNPLLKAIIEETGYSTECIRTKSAEILKSIIHNYAAFEISTIDGFTHRVLRTFARDLGIPMNFEVELSADEILLEAVDSLISRAGSDKKLTKVLVDYTLSKTDDDKSWDISRDLFSISKLLINENHQKPIEQLRNKSLEDFEKFGKKLRSDIKIAGETLKLTADSFFELIQNNDIQETDFSGQYVPKHFRKLQSGNTSVNFNAKWAEKIGDQPLYPKKASEVAKIALDSIQSDIAEIFNASRQAFFQIEFLNEIRKNLVQLSLLNEINREVQEIKKDRNLVLISEFNPKISEQVKDQPVPFIYERLGERYQHYFIDEFQDTSTMQWENLIPLIGNKLDSAEAAGLTLVGDAKQSIYRWRGGRAEQLLDLSNLKITPFQTEQKVVNLPDNFRSGSEIVNFNNSFFQFAASIISFPEYAELFQASAQKPKKGDFGYVNIEFVEADNREEEFEIYPKKILEIIKNLDLKGLNRRDICILTRKKSEGVAIAEFLNEHSISVISSETLLLSQSKKVQFIVNLLAFSVNSEDDQLKLQVFDYLAETYVAPEETHQILLQNLPKNGAEFFDWLSDYNVQFEMEQLKRLSLYESIEYIIKSFHLVEKSDAYIQFFLDFVFETSQKTSNSLNDFLEKWDQKKDKLSIVVPETDNAVQIMTIHKSKGLEFPVVIYPFANSDLQDTRNDNLWLNINDENIPVAYVSASQKMLNWNENAAAKYNDLIYKNELDTLNVLYVASTRAAQQLYILSNYHDKAKNSPNIPDLLINYLRSTGKWNDSLKYEFGDSEKLIESKKAGNFSISNKHYYSSSTQNKAVHIVTRSGSLWDSKQQEAIEKGEIAHEILAQINTSADLDKAVIWAINSGMITKASKREITDLISGIINHPELHQYYTGGTKNLNEKEIITTEGKRLRPDRINIDGKNITIIDYKTGGFVDTHTKQISNYSDALSEMGYNVDKCLLVYTNNPILIKNV; this is encoded by the coding sequence TTGAAAAACTCTTTTACTATTTATAATGCCTCTGCTGGCTCGGGCAAGACCTTTACCCTCGTAAAGGAATATCTCATCATACTATATTCTTCTAAAAAAAGAGATCGATATAAAAATATTCTGGCGATAACTTTTACGAATAAAGCTGTGGGAGAGATGAAAACCAGGATCATAGAAAGTCTTTCTGAATTCTCGAAAGCAGAAGTTTCTTCAGAAAATAATCCGCTTTTAAAAGCAATTATTGAAGAAACTGGGTATTCAACAGAGTGCATCAGAACTAAATCTGCTGAAATTTTAAAGAGTATTATCCATAACTATGCTGCTTTTGAAATTTCAACTATCGATGGTTTTACACACAGGGTTTTGAGAACCTTTGCACGAGATCTTGGCATCCCGATGAATTTTGAGGTAGAACTTAGTGCCGATGAAATTTTACTGGAAGCAGTAGATAGTTTGATTAGTCGTGCAGGTTCAGATAAAAAACTCACAAAAGTTCTTGTAGACTATACGCTATCTAAAACCGATGACGATAAAAGCTGGGATATTAGTCGGGATCTTTTTAGTATTTCGAAACTCTTAATTAATGAGAACCACCAAAAACCTATTGAACAACTAAGGAATAAAAGCTTAGAGGATTTTGAGAAATTTGGTAAGAAGTTGCGATCTGACATTAAAATTGCCGGAGAAACATTAAAACTTACTGCAGATTCATTTTTTGAACTTATACAGAATAATGACATCCAGGAAACAGATTTTAGCGGGCAATATGTGCCCAAACATTTCAGAAAACTTCAATCTGGAAATACATCTGTAAATTTTAATGCTAAATGGGCAGAAAAAATTGGAGACCAGCCATTATATCCGAAGAAAGCAAGTGAAGTCGCTAAAATTGCTCTCGATTCTATTCAAAGTGATATAGCCGAAATATTTAATGCTTCCAGGCAAGCTTTTTTCCAAATTGAATTTCTCAATGAAATAAGGAAAAACCTGGTACAATTGTCTTTATTAAATGAAATAAACCGTGAAGTCCAAGAGATTAAAAAAGATAGAAATCTAGTCCTTATCTCAGAATTCAATCCAAAAATTAGTGAGCAGGTAAAAGATCAACCGGTGCCTTTTATATATGAACGGCTTGGTGAACGGTATCAACATTATTTTATAGACGAATTTCAGGATACTTCTACTATGCAATGGGAAAATTTAATTCCTTTAATTGGCAACAAGTTAGATTCTGCCGAAGCTGCGGGACTTACGCTCGTTGGTGATGCCAAACAAAGTATTTACAGGTGGCGTGGCGGAAGAGCTGAGCAATTATTAGACCTTAGCAACCTAAAGATAACACCTTTTCAAACGGAACAAAAGGTGGTAAATCTCCCCGACAATTTTAGAAGTGGTTCTGAAATTGTGAATTTCAATAACAGTTTTTTTCAGTTTGCTGCATCTATAATTAGTTTTCCAGAATATGCTGAGCTTTTTCAAGCGTCTGCTCAAAAACCTAAAAAAGGAGATTTCGGTTATGTGAATATTGAATTTGTAGAAGCCGATAACCGGGAGGAAGAATTTGAAATCTATCCTAAAAAGATCCTGGAAATCATAAAGAACCTGGATTTAAAAGGCCTTAACAGAAGAGACATTTGCATTTTAACCAGAAAAAAGAGTGAAGGTGTAGCCATTGCCGAATTTCTAAACGAGCATTCAATTTCAGTAATTTCGTCTGAAACCTTGCTTCTTTCCCAATCGAAAAAAGTCCAGTTTATAGTAAATCTCCTTGCATTCTCTGTGAATTCTGAGGATGACCAATTAAAACTCCAGGTTTTTGATTATTTAGCTGAAACTTATGTAGCTCCTGAAGAAACTCATCAAATCCTTTTGCAAAATTTACCAAAAAATGGAGCAGAATTCTTCGATTGGCTTTCAGATTATAATGTTCAGTTTGAAATGGAGCAGCTTAAAAGACTCTCCTTATATGAATCTATTGAGTATATCATTAAAAGTTTTCATTTAGTTGAAAAATCTGATGCTTACATTCAATTCTTTCTGGATTTTGTTTTTGAAACCTCTCAAAAAACTTCGAACAGTCTGAATGATTTTCTTGAAAAATGGGATCAGAAAAAAGATAAACTCAGCATTGTGGTTCCCGAAACAGACAATGCGGTGCAGATCATGACCATTCATAAATCTAAAGGATTGGAGTTCCCGGTGGTGATATATCCATTTGCAAATTCAGACCTTCAGGATACCAGAAATGATAATTTATGGTTAAATATAAATGATGAAAACATCCCTGTCGCTTATGTAAGCGCATCTCAGAAAATGCTCAACTGGAACGAGAATGCGGCAGCAAAATATAATGACCTGATCTACAAAAATGAACTGGATACGTTAAATGTACTGTATGTTGCATCAACCAGGGCTGCCCAACAATTATATATTCTTTCCAATTATCACGATAAAGCCAAGAATTCTCCCAATATTCCTGATCTACTTATCAATTATCTCAGATCTACTGGTAAATGGAATGATAGCTTGAAATATGAATTTGGGGATTCAGAAAAATTAATTGAATCAAAAAAAGCCGGAAATTTTAGTATTTCCAATAAGCATTACTACTCATCCTCCACTCAAAATAAAGCCGTGCATATTGTTACAAGATCTGGCTCGCTATGGGATTCTAAACAACAGGAAGCCATTGAGAAAGGGGAGATTGCTCATGAGATCCTGGCACAAATCAATACTTCTGCAGATCTTGACAAAGCAGTTATCTGGGCAATAAATTCAGGAATGATCACTAAAGCATCTAAAAGAGAAATTACAGATCTTATTTCAGGAATTATAAATCATCCAGAATTACATCAATATTATACCGGCGGAACAAAAAATCTTAATGAAAAAGAGATTATCACCACAGAAGGTAAACGCTTAAGGCCAGACAGGATAAATATCGACGGAAAGAATATTACTATTATCGACTATAAAACCGGAGGATTTGTAGATACTCATACAAAGCAAATTTCAAATTATTCGGATGCTTTGAGTGAAATGGGGTATAATGTAGATAAATGCTTGTTGGTCTATACCAATAATCCTATTCTTATCAAGAATGTATAA
- a CDS encoding superoxide dismutase has translation MSFELPKLKYAFDALEPHIDAKTMEIHHGKHHAGYTKKLNAAIEGTDMDGKNIENILKNLDKSNKAVRNNGGGFYNHSLFWEIMSPDGGGKPEGELASAIDAAYGSFEAFKEEFSKAAAGQFGSGWAWLCVHNGGKVEVCSTPNQDNPLMPEVGCGGAPILGLDVWEHAYYLNYQNKRPEYIDAFFNVIDWKEVSSRYAKAK, from the coding sequence ATGTCTTTTGAATTACCAAAATTAAAATATGCTTTTGATGCATTGGAGCCACATATAGATGCGAAAACTATGGAAATTCACCATGGTAAGCACCATGCGGGTTATACTAAGAAACTAAATGCCGCAATCGAAGGAACCGATATGGATGGAAAAAATATCGAGAACATTTTGAAAAATCTTGATAAGTCTAATAAAGCAGTTCGTAACAACGGTGGTGGATTTTACAATCACAGTTTATTCTGGGAAATTATGTCTCCTGATGGAGGTGGAAAGCCAGAAGGTGAACTTGCAAGCGCGATAGATGCTGCTTACGGTTCTTTTGAAGCTTTTAAGGAAGAATTTTCAAAAGCTGCGGCAGGACAGTTTGGTTCTGGATGGGCTTGGCTTTGTGTACATAACGGAGGTAAAGTAGAAGTTTGCTCAACTCCAAATCAGGATAATCCACTTATGCCAGAAGTAGGTTGTGGTGGAGCTCCAATTTTAGGACTTGATGTTTGGGAACATGCTTATTATTTAAATTATCAAAATAAGCGTCCAGAATATATTGATGCCTTCTTTAATGTAATAGACTGGAAAGAAGTTTCAAGTAGATATGCTAAGGCAAAATAA